The Candidatus Tanganyikabacteria bacterium DNA segment GAAAGGCGGCGAGTACGAGCCCGTGGTCGAGCGGCTCCTGGCCATCAACCACAGCGTGATGGCAGCGAGATCTGGCGCGGGCCCCTGGATCGACGTCCAGGCTGGCAAGCTGCGCGTCCGGTTCGTGGACGAACGAGGGGCCCTCACCGAGCGCGCCGACCTTCCGAAGGCCTGGCGATTCCCCTACTTCCTCGACGCGTTGCGCGACGTGGCCCGGTCCCTGCGGGAGGCGGCCTGATGGCAGACATTCCCGCCGCCGTGCTGTCCGACCATTTCCTCGCCCGGATGCGCGGTCGCCGCCTCCTGGGAGGCGTCTTCCTCACTTACAGCCTGGATCCTGCCTTCTTCGAGCAGGAAATCCTGCCGGTGTTCTTCGACCGGGCGATGAGCCACGCAGCCAAGCTCCGCCTGGCCTTCCTGGACGATTTGCTCAGGTCCCTCCCGGAAGGTCTGGCGGTCTACTACGATCCCGGTGCGGCCTTCGAGTCGGCGGAATCGGCGAAACTGGATATCCGGCGCATTCCGGTGCGCGTGGGCTCGGGAGTGTTCCACCCCAAGAACGTGTTCCTGCTGGTCGAGGACGCAGCCGATCCCGACCGCGGCGGGCCTCCTGCCCGCAGCCTGCTGGTCGCGAGCCTTTCGGCCAACCTCACTCGCTCTGGCTGGTGGGAAAACGTCGAGGCGTGCCACGTGGAGGAAATCCCCGACGGCGCGCGAACTCGGCTGCGCGACCCGCTGCTTGCTTTCATCGACCTCCTCGGTGACCTGACGCCCGCGGCTCCGGTCCCGAAAGCAGTCGTGGCCGTGCGCGACTTCCTGGCCGACCGGACGATCCAGGCGCAGCAGCGCTCGCGCGCCGGGATTCACCACACCCATTTCCATGGCGGAAGGGAATCCCTGATAGATTTCCTCGACGGGACGGCGGGAGCCGACCTGTACGGCCTGAACCTCGAGATCCTCTCGCCGTTCTTCGACGACCACGGCCAGGCATCGCCCATCCACGATCTCGTGGCGCGCTTCGCACCGCGGGAAGTGCGCGTGTTTCTCCCCCGCGACGCCGAAGGCCGGGCCGAGTGCACCGAGGGCTTCTACGAGTCGCTTGCGTCGATCGCGGGCCTGCGGTTCGGGGAACTTGCCGGGGACATCATGGCGGCGGGCAAGGCCAGGGACGCGAAGCCGCGCCACCTGCACGCGAAGGTGTACCGCTTCTTCTCCCGGAGCGAGCGGCGAGAGTACCTCTTCGTCGGGTCCCCGAACTTGACGCGGCCCGCCTTCGGGCGTGGCGGCAACGTCGAGTCGGGGTTCTTCGTGGACTGTCAGCCCGCGCGCCGGCCCGACTTCTGGCTGCAGGTCGGGGAGGCTCGACCGGCTCGTTTCACGGTGCGCGCCAAACCGGACGAGGGGCCGGCTGAGGCGGCAAAGCGCCTGGAGATGCGGTTCCACTGGGACACGAAGGTCGCGGAGGTCTACTGGGACGACAAGCGTGCCTCCGGGGCGCTCGAGATCTGGTCGCAGCGGGTACCGCTGCTATCCCTGGCGCCCGTTCCAGCGCGTTCCTGGACGGCACTCGCGCCCGCGCAGGCCGCGACGATCGAGTCTACCCTGGCGCGGACGTCTTTCCTGACGGTCGTCTCCGGCGATGGCGAGGCGCTGCTCCTCGTGCAGGAGGAAGGAATGGGTCACAAACCCTGGCTGGCGCTCGACCTGACGCCTGCGGAGATCCTGCATTACTGGTCGTTGCTGGAACCGGATCGCCGGCAGGCGTTCATCGAACGTCACGGGGCGGAGCTGTCCCTGACCGAGGAGGGGGCCGCGCACGTCGTGGCCCACCGGGCAACCCAGGCCGAGAAAACGCTGTTCGACCGCTTCGCCGGATTCTTCCACGCATTCTCGTGCCTGGAGGGCGCCCTCGACGACGCGCTCGCCGCCGGGCGCGAGAACGAGGCGATCTATCTCCTCTTCGGCCAGCGCTTCGATTCCCTGGGGCACTTCCTCACGCTCGTGGCTGACCAGTCGGGAACGCTCGACGATACCGAGCGGTACGTCATCGGGCTGTGCGCGCGCCAGGTCTGCCTGCGCGTCGCGGAGCGGTATCGGGCGTTCTGGACCGGCCACGCGGCCGCGGTCGCGGCCCTCGAAAGCCAGCTCGCCCGCCTCGCGCCGGTTCGCGAGGCGCTGATCGGCGCCAATGCGGACGAGATGCCGGAGTTTCTGGCCTGGTTCGACACCTGGTTCATGCGGCGGCTGGAACCCGTGAAAGGCGGCGCCCGATGAAGCGCCTCCCCGTCGCGGCCGCGCGGGCGCTCATCGACCTCGACGCCCGGGGAATCGGCGAGAGCCGCGCCGCCGAGCAACTGGCAGGGGCCGTGGCGCTGCACAACATCCTGGTCGAGCGTCGCGTGGCCTACCTGGCCGACGAGGTCGGGATGGGGAAGACCTACGTGGCGCTGGCAGTCGTCGCGCTTTTCCGGCACTTCCACCCCGAATTCCGCGTGCTGATCCTCGCGCCGCGCGAGAACATCCAGGAGAAGTGGGCGAAGGAGTGGCAGAACTTCGTCGGAAACTGCTTCCGGACCCCGGACCTGCGGGTCAAGGCCCTGAACGGCCGTCCGGCGCGCCCGTTCGTCAAGTGCCGGAACCTGGTCGAGCTGGTACGGGAGACCGGCCTGGATCCCGACAGGGAGTTCTTCGCTCGCCTCTCGAGCTTCAGCCTCTCGCTGCGCGACGATTGGCGGGCGTTCCGCGACCAGATCCGGCGGGAGATCCCCTGGCTCCCGCCCGACGCACTCGATCTGCGGGCGAGCAAGGAAGCGTTCAAGGATCAGGTGGCCGCAGCGATCGGCGACGCCTTGCCCACATTCGACCTGGTCATCGTCGACGAGGGCCACAACCTCAAGCATGGCTTCGCCAAAGGCGTCGCATCGCGCAACCGGGTCCTCTCGCTCGCGCTGGGCCGCGGCAAGGCGCGGCGCGTTCTCTTCCTCTCGGCGACGCCAATAGAGGATTCTTACCGGCAGCTCTGGAACCAGCTCGACGTGTTCGGGTTGGGAAGCGCTTTCCCGGCGCTGGCCGACGATGCGCTCGCCGACGAGGAGAAGAAGCGCGCCGCCTCGGCATTCCTGATAAGGCGGGTCACGTGCCTGGAGGCCGGAGGGCAGCCGCTGACCAAGAACCAGTACCGGCGGGACTGGAGGGGCGGTGGGCTGCGAGCCCACGACGAACCCATCCGGATCGCGGATCCGATGCAGCGCCTGGTGGTCGCGCTCGTGCAGAAGAAGGTCGCGGAGCTGCTGGGAGACGCGCGGTTCGGCGCGCACTTCCAGATCGGCATGCTCGCGTCCTTCGAGAGCTTCCTGGAGACGGCCCTGCCGCAGAGCGAGGAGGATGCGACACCCTTCGACGACCCGGAGCAGGCCGCCGACGACGCCGAGCGGCTGGGCGTGGACATCCCCACCATCAACCGTCTGGCCGTGGACTTCCGGACCGCATTCGGCCGCGAGCTTCCGCATCCCAAGATGGATGCGCTGGTGGATCGGCTGCAGGGGGCCTGGGAGACGGGGGAGAAAGCGCTGGTGTTCGTCCGCCGCGTCGCCTCGGTGCGCGAGATCAAGCGCCGCCTCGACGACCTCTACGACAAGTGGCTGCTGGGTACGCTGCGCGATCGGCTTCCCGCAGGACTCCACGCCAAGCTGGGCGAGCTGTTCGACCGGTACCAGATCGAGAGACTCGGGAAGCGGGCGGCGGGCGAACCGGGGGTGGAGACCCCGACCCCGGCCGCCAGGATCGAGGATCGCGTGGCCGAACCGTGCGAGGACGATCCCGGCGGCCACGAGACGTTCTTCGCCTGGTTCTTCCGGGGTGAGGGGCCGCCTGCAGTGGTGAGCGGCGCGACCATTCAACGCCGCTTCAAGCAGCGCGGCGCCGTCTACGCGACCTTCTTCGAGGACAACCATGCCGCCTACCTCCTGGGGGCCCGCCCGGGCGGAGTCCTGGCGGCCCTTTGCCACAGGCTGGAACTCCCTGAAAGCGAGGTGCGCGAACTCCTGCGCCGCGAGGCCGCGTACTTTCCGGGCCGGGCGGTCAGGCTCGCGAGGCTCGACTTCTTCGAGGCCTATCAAGGGGCGGCCGTCTCCTTGCTCAAGGATCGCGCCGGCCCCGGGCAGGAGATCGCCAGGGCCGTCTGGGAGGAGCGGTACCTGGGCATCCGCCGGGGCGAGCCGCGGGCCGATTTTCCGGAGGCGGCGCGATACCTGGAGATCCCGACATTCTGGACGGGCCTGCGCGAGCGCCCGGAGCTGCGGGCCGCGATCTGGCCCGAGCCTGACCCGACCGCAAACGCCGTGCAGGCCTTCCGCGAGCAGGAGTTGCGAGCGCAGCTACTGGCGTCCGCCGCGCGCCTGGGGCATGCGTTCATCGATCTTTACGCCGTGACGATCGCGGGCCTCGGAGCCTTCGATCCGCGCGCCCTGGACGATTCCGAGGCGCGGATCGACGACTTCCTGGATCTGCTGGAAGCGCAGCGCAGGCAGGGCGCGGCCGGCCCCTGGCGGGCATTCCACGAGCTGGCGGCGATCGCGGAGCAGTTCGACCTCATCCTGGACGTCAACGCGCCCGAAGTCCGCAACGTGCCGCTGTCGGAGGCGGCACGGAAGTTCGGCGGTCTGCTGGGCCGGCAGCAGCCCGTCGGCGGGATGTACGGCCAGGTCAACAAGACGCTGGTCAGCCAGTTCCGGCTGCCGGGCTACCCGCTGGTCCTGATCACGACCGACCTGCTCCAGGAGGGCGAGGATCTGCATCCGTTTTGCTCGGCGGTCTACCATTACGGCATCTCGTGGACGCCCTCTGCGATGGAGCAGCGGATCGGCCGGATCGACCGCGTCCACTCCGCCACGGATCGCCGCCTCTCGGCCATGAAGACGATGCCGGCGGGCGACGACCTCCTGCAGGTCTATCTCCCCCACCTGGCCGACACCGTCGAGATCTTGCAGGTGCGTCGCATCCTCGAGCGCATGAACCGCTTCCTGCGCCTGCTGCACGAGGGCCTGGGCGGTCAGACAGGCGAGTCCTCGACGTTGCACGTGGCCAGCGAGATCCTGGGTCGGCTCGAACCCGTCGAGCGCATCACGCACAGGCTCGAGACGGCGTTCCCGGTCCGGCCGGAAGCCCTGGACGGTGACACGGCGCAGTTCGAAGGGCCCACGCTTCTTGCCGAGGAAGCCGCACGCCGGCTCCTGGGAATCTACGCAGCCGAGCAGGCCACGCCAAGGGTGATCTGGGACGGTCCGCCGCGTGACGGCTCCCTGCTGGGCACCGCCGTGCTCGGTCGGCGGCAGCAGCCCCTGCGCCTGGTGATGGCCTCGTACGGCGATTTCCTGACCGTCCGGTGTTACAGCCCCGTGGGGCCCGTCCTGGTCGCGGGAGGCGAGGACGAGGCCCTCAACCATGATCTGGCGCGTCATGCCAGGATCTGCGCCATCCTGGATCGGCGGGAGCGCACGTATGATCTCACCGTCGAGGACGAAGTGCTGCTGCCACGCGACGATTCC contains these protein-coding regions:
- a CDS encoding DEAD/DEAH box helicase family protein: MKRLPVAAARALIDLDARGIGESRAAEQLAGAVALHNILVERRVAYLADEVGMGKTYVALAVVALFRHFHPEFRVLILAPRENIQEKWAKEWQNFVGNCFRTPDLRVKALNGRPARPFVKCRNLVELVRETGLDPDREFFARLSSFSLSLRDDWRAFRDQIRREIPWLPPDALDLRASKEAFKDQVAAAIGDALPTFDLVIVDEGHNLKHGFAKGVASRNRVLSLALGRGKARRVLFLSATPIEDSYRQLWNQLDVFGLGSAFPALADDALADEEKKRAASAFLIRRVTCLEAGGQPLTKNQYRRDWRGGGLRAHDEPIRIADPMQRLVVALVQKKVAELLGDARFGAHFQIGMLASFESFLETALPQSEEDATPFDDPEQAADDAERLGVDIPTINRLAVDFRTAFGRELPHPKMDALVDRLQGAWETGEKALVFVRRVASVREIKRRLDDLYDKWLLGTLRDRLPAGLHAKLGELFDRYQIERLGKRAAGEPGVETPTPAARIEDRVAEPCEDDPGGHETFFAWFFRGEGPPAVVSGATIQRRFKQRGAVYATFFEDNHAAYLLGARPGGVLAALCHRLELPESEVRELLRREAAYFPGRAVRLARLDFFEAYQGAAVSLLKDRAGPGQEIARAVWEERYLGIRRGEPRADFPEAARYLEIPTFWTGLRERPELRAAIWPEPDPTANAVQAFREQELRAQLLASAARLGHAFIDLYAVTIAGLGAFDPRALDDSEARIDDFLDLLEAQRRQGAAGPWRAFHELAAIAEQFDLILDVNAPEVRNVPLSEAARKFGGLLGRQQPVGGMYGQVNKTLVSQFRLPGYPLVLITTDLLQEGEDLHPFCSAVYHYGISWTPSAMEQRIGRIDRVHSATDRRLSAMKTMPAGDDLLQVYLPHLADTVEILQVRRILERMNRFLRLLHEGLGGQTGESSTLHVASEILGRLEPVERITHRLETAFPVRPEALDGDTAQFEGPTLLAEEAARRLLGIYAAEQATPRVIWDGPPRDGSLLGTAVLGRRQQPLRLVMASYGDFLTVRCYSPVGPVLVAGGEDEALNHDLARHARICAILDRRERTYDLTVEDEVLLPRDDSFDAERVFGLIGCVVAQADVLELDLLKRDRALAAFRPDLELEGTFAES